From a single Anomaloglossus baeobatrachus isolate aAnoBae1 chromosome 8, aAnoBae1.hap1, whole genome shotgun sequence genomic region:
- the LOC142249307 gene encoding beta-1,3-galactosyltransferase 2-like — MRLHTKVPLISVRVLIRTLVYIFGFSSLFAAYRFYQEGHLSYQENARNKSYSLSNRRTLDKNRHGFMRIEKVDYKTPSTSSSSTSEYIDIKSYPYIMNEPNKCKDQSPFLIFLIATIASEIHNRKAIRKTFGNEHFINGTSTMCLFLLGTSSQQDPNALLDESETYHDIIQKDFLDTYKNLTLKTLMGIEWVSNYCPTAKYVMKTDSDMFVNTERLLDLLGPDQPQKQNYFTGYLMLNNRPHRDQNSKWHVPHSLYPEEFYPSFCSGTGYVFSGDVAPKILRSSLNIKYIYLEDVFVGLCLDKEGIKITQAPQKTMFNNFRVPFSPCVYNNIITSHYITPIDLNNYWIIVQENKARC; from the coding sequence ATGCGGTTACATACAAAAGTACCATTGATTTCTGTTAGGGTATTAATTAGGACCTTGGTTTACATATTTGGCTTCAGTAGCCTATTTGCTGCATATCGATTTTATCAGGAAGGACATTTAAGTTATCAAGAGAATGCAAGAAATAAAAGTTATTCTTTAAGCAATCGAAGAACTTTAGACAAAAATAGACATGGATTTATGAGAATTGAGAAAGTGGACTACAAAACACCATCTACATCATCGTCCTCCACTTCGGAGTACATAGATATCAAATCCTATCCATATATTATGAATGAACCAAATAAATGCAAGGATCAAAGCCCCTTCCTAATATTTTTAATCGCAACAATTGCAAGTGAAATTCACAACCGTAAAGCCATAAGGAAAACATTTGGAAATGAACATTTTATAAATGGAACATCTACCATGTGTTTGTTTCTGTTGGGCACTAGCAGCCAGCAGGATCCTAATGCCCTCTTAGATGAAAGCGAGACGTACCATGATATCATCCAAAAGGACTTTCTGGATACATATAAAAACTTGACTTTGAAAACATTGATGGGAATAGAATGGGTCTCCAACTATTGCCCTACAGCTAAATATGTCATGAAGACGGACAGTGATATGTTTGTTAATACGGAACGTTTATTAGATCTACTGGGTCCAGACCAACCTCAAAAACAAAACTATTTTACAGGTTATTTAATGTTAAATAACCGACCACATAGGGATCAAAACAGTAAATGGCACGTGCCGCATTCCCTCTATCCTGAAGAATTTTATCCCAGCTTCTGCTCAGGCACAGGCTATGTATTCTCCGGAGATGTGGCACCTAAGATTTTAAGATCATCATTGAacattaaatatatttatttagaagatGTGTTTGTAGGTTTGTGCCTTGATAAGGAAGGTATTAAAATAACACAAGCTCCCCAAAAAACTATGTTCAATAATTTTCGTGTTCCTTTCAGTCCGTGTGTCTATAACAACATTATTACCTCTCATTATATAACTCCAATAGACCTTAACAATTATTGGATAATTGTTCAGGAAAATAAAGCGAGATGTTAA